A DNA window from Daucus carota subsp. sativus chromosome 3, DH1 v3.0, whole genome shotgun sequence contains the following coding sequences:
- the LOC108211173 gene encoding serine/threonine-protein kinase SRK2G-like, with protein MDKYEFVKDIGVGSFGSAKLMRNKATQELVAMKFIERGSKINTNVEREIINHRSLIHPNIVRFKQVLLTPTHLVIEMEYAAGGELFDRIVMAGRFSENEARYFFQQLISGVSYCHFRNVCHRDLKLANTLLDGSPVPILKICDFGFSKSSMLHSRPKSIAGTLRYIAPEILSGSEYSGKMADVWSCGVTLYIMLVGAYPFEDQKEPRNYRKTVQRILGAQYKIPDVVYISQDCRHLLSRILVAPASRRITIEEIKNHPWFLKNLPWKESEAAQGIYYWNDNSTYSSQSLESIMEIVREARKPAMNPPSVIISSEIKSQPSGKEPEAAKGIYNSNEKLASSSKRLESTKEVNEQEENVEHLVEEEEEEYDKKVKEVYEDKQVKEVDEDKQMNKEHEDNQVKEAYKCSICRNKMIKMLCRTSLFLTYAFLQISWYQ; from the exons atggacaAGTACGAGTTTGTGAAGGACATTGGCGTCGGGAGTTTTGGCTCAGCGAAGCTTATGAGGAACAAGGCAACTCAAGAACTTGTTGCAATGAAATTTATTGAAAGAGGAAGCAAG ATAAATACGAATGTTGAGCGAGAGATCATTAATCATAGGTCACTCATTCACCCAAATATAGTAAGATTCAAGCAG GTGCTTCTTACGCCTACACACCTCGTGATTGAGATGGAATATGCTGCTGGTGGGGAGCTCTTTGATCGCATTGTAATGGCAGGGAGATTCAGTGAAAATGAG GCGCGTTACTTCTTCCAGCAGTTAATCTCAGGAGTAAGCTACTGTCATTTCAGG AATGTATGCCATAGGGACTTGAAGCTGGCTAATACTCTTTTGGATGGGAGCCCTGTGCCAATCCTGAAAATTTGTGATTTCGGCTTCTCAAAG TCATCTATGCTCCATTCAAGGCCTAAGTCGATTGCTGGCACTCTGCGGTACATTGCTCCAGAGATTCTTTCTGGTTCAGAATATAGTGGCAAG ATGGCAGATGTTTGGTCATGTGGAGTGACCTTATATATTATGTTAGTTGGAGCATACCCTTTTGAAGACCAAAAGGAGCCCAGGAATTATAGGAAGACGGTGCAG CGTATACTGGGTGCTCAATACAAGATTCCTGACGTAGTTTACATATCTCAAGATTGTAGGCATCTCCTTTCGCGCATACTTGTTGCTCCTGCAAGTAGG AGGATCACAATTGAAGAAATCAAGAACCACCCATGGTTCTTAAAGAACCTGCCCTGGAAGGAATCAGAAGCTGCTCAAGGCATTTACTACTGGAACGATAACTCGACATATTCTTCCCAAAGTTTGGAGAGCATCATGGAAATTGTTCGAGAGGCCAGGAAGCCAGCGATGAATCCTCCTTCAGTTATTATTAGTTCAGAGATCAAGAGCCAACCATCAGGAAAAGAACCAGAAGCTGCTAAAGGCATTTACAACAGTAATGAAAAGTTAGCCTCTTCTTCCAAGCGCTTAGAGAGCACAAAGGAGGTTAATGAGCAAGAAGAGAATGTGGAACATTTggtggaagaagaagaagaagagtacGATAAGAAAGTAAAAGAGGTCTATGAAGATAAACAAGTTAAGGAGGTTGATGAAGATAAGCAGATGAATAAGGAACATGAAGATAATCAAGTTAAGGAGGCATACAAATGCAGTATTTGCCGCAACAAAATGATCAAGATGTTGTGCAGAACATCTTTATTTCTCACATACGCATTTCTGCAAATTTCGTGGTACCAATAG